The following proteins are co-located in the Chitinispirillum alkaliphilum genome:
- a CDS encoding regulatory protein SpoVG, whose translation MEITEVRVTLRNEDKLKAFASITLDDCFVVRGLKVINGSQGYFVSMPSRRRRDGSFQDLAHPINNDMRKVIEDKVLDAFESELSKWDSGVIRIDESMASACAEEVFEE comes from the coding sequence GTGGAGATAACTGAAGTAAGAGTAACTCTCAGAAATGAAGATAAGCTTAAAGCCTTTGCCAGCATCACTCTCGATGATTGTTTTGTCGTGCGCGGGCTTAAGGTTATCAATGGGTCTCAGGGGTACTTTGTTTCCATGCCCAGTCGCCGCAGACGGGATGGGTCATTTCAGGATTTGGCTCACCCAATTAACAATGATATGCGGAAAGTGATAGAAGACAAGGTTCTCGATGCTTTTGAAAGTGAACTGAGCAAGTGGGACAGTGGAGTTATACGGATTGATGAGAGTATGGCTTCTGCCTGTGCTGAAGAGGTTTTTGAGGAGTGA
- a CDS encoding 50S ribosomal protein L9p, whose translation MQVVLMKDYGNLGKAMDVVTVKDGYARNYLIPSGVAVPATEGNKKIVAQAKNSAEKREEKKLKEARQLAKKIEQVPCTIPVKVGEEEKIFGSVTSQEIADLLNKEGFNIDKKAVGLDEPIKQLGVYNVKVNLYKDVYAKVKVWVVKEEK comes from the coding sequence ATGCAAGTAGTTCTTATGAAGGATTATGGAAACCTCGGTAAGGCAATGGATGTCGTCACTGTGAAGGATGGGTACGCAAGAAACTACCTCATCCCATCAGGGGTCGCAGTGCCTGCAACCGAAGGTAACAAAAAAATTGTGGCTCAGGCTAAAAATTCTGCTGAAAAGCGTGAAGAGAAAAAACTTAAAGAAGCTCGTCAGTTGGCTAAGAAAATCGAGCAGGTCCCTTGCACCATTCCGGTTAAAGTGGGAGAAGAGGAAAAGATCTTTGGTTCTGTAACCTCTCAGGAAATTGCCGATCTTCTTAACAAAGAAGGCTTCAATATCGATAAAAAGGCTGTCGGACTCGATGAACCTATAAAACAGCTTGGCGTCTATAATGTAAAAGTTAATCTCTACAAAGACGTTTATGCAAAGGTCAAAGTGTGGGTGGTGAAAGAGGAAAAGTAG
- a CDS encoding Tryptophan synthase beta chain, which translates to MSIKILLDESEIPRQWYNIAADLPSPVQPPLGPDGNPLTPESLAPVFPMNLIEQEVSTQRWIDIPDEVIDILYRWRPSPLRRAVFLEKALGTPAKIFYKDESVSPAGSHKPNTAVPQVWYNKQFGTKTLTTETGAGQWGCALSFSSALLGLECKVFMVRISFDQKPFRKVMMETWGGNCIASPSEETDTGRRILQETPSTPGSLGIAISEAVEAAVSDKSGNTKYSLGSVLNHVMLHQTIIGLEAKKQLAKAGIKKPDVVIGCAGGGSNFAGISFPFMNDKINGEQIEIIAAEPASCPTLTKGIFTYDFGDVAGLTPLLPMHTLGHNFVPEPIHAGGLRYHGMSPLVSQALLEGLFTARAIPQTECYRAAIQWARSEGIIIAPESSHAVAATIREALKAKEEGKEKVILMNLSGHGHMDLLGYSKFLNGELSDHELPVEEIEKAESQLTSLPKAKIQKSGNW; encoded by the coding sequence ATGAGCATCAAGATATTACTGGACGAAAGCGAAATTCCCCGCCAGTGGTATAACATCGCAGCAGATCTGCCCTCTCCAGTTCAGCCCCCGCTTGGCCCGGATGGCAATCCGCTTACCCCCGAATCCCTGGCGCCGGTTTTCCCGATGAATCTCATTGAACAGGAAGTCAGCACTCAGCGCTGGATCGATATACCGGATGAGGTTATTGACATTTTGTATCGCTGGAGGCCCTCCCCTCTTCGCCGGGCAGTATTTCTTGAAAAAGCACTGGGCACACCGGCCAAGATATTTTACAAAGATGAATCAGTTTCTCCGGCAGGAAGCCATAAACCCAATACCGCAGTGCCCCAAGTCTGGTACAACAAACAGTTTGGGACAAAAACACTCACCACAGAAACCGGTGCGGGACAGTGGGGTTGTGCGCTCTCTTTTTCAAGCGCACTACTTGGTCTTGAGTGTAAGGTTTTCATGGTGCGCATCAGTTTCGATCAGAAACCTTTCAGGAAAGTTATGATGGAGACCTGGGGAGGAAATTGTATCGCCAGTCCAAGTGAAGAGACAGATACAGGGCGCAGGATACTTCAGGAAACCCCTTCAACTCCGGGGAGCCTGGGTATAGCTATCAGCGAAGCGGTTGAAGCCGCAGTTTCAGATAAAAGCGGCAATACCAAATATTCGCTTGGGAGCGTTCTTAATCACGTAATGCTTCATCAGACAATTATTGGACTCGAGGCTAAAAAACAGCTGGCCAAAGCGGGAATCAAAAAGCCGGATGTTGTGATAGGCTGTGCAGGCGGGGGAAGCAATTTTGCCGGGATATCATTTCCCTTCATGAACGATAAGATAAACGGTGAGCAGATAGAGATCATTGCAGCCGAACCGGCTTCATGTCCCACACTGACCAAAGGAATCTTTACCTATGATTTCGGTGATGTGGCAGGACTCACCCCCCTTCTACCGATGCATACTCTTGGGCATAATTTCGTTCCGGAACCAATACATGCAGGAGGATTGAGGTATCATGGTATGTCACCACTCGTAAGTCAGGCCCTTCTTGAGGGACTCTTCACCGCCAGAGCCATACCACAGACAGAATGCTACAGGGCAGCGATCCAGTGGGCACGTTCGGAAGGAATAATAATAGCCCCGGAATCAAGTCACGCAGTTGCGGCCACGATCCGCGAAGCGCTGAAAGCAAAAGAGGAGGGCAAAGAGAAGGTGATCCTTATGAACCTAAGCGGACATGGTCACATGGATCTCCTTGGCTACTCTAAATTCCTGAATGGTGAACTTTCCGACCATGAGCTGCCTGTTGAAGAGATTGAAAAAGCAGAAAGTCAGCTGACTTCCCTGCCCAAGGCAAAAATTCAAAAAAGCGGGAACTGGTAA
- a CDS encoding Peptidyl-tRNA hydrolase, with protein MGLFKLFGKILTSKKVPLKADKLIVGLGNPGKEYLNTRHNVGFKLVDALAEQMTYRSDSQMCSSSCVTGSLAGFDQVVLVKPLTYMNRSGEALSACMNLYNLPLSDCLVVVDDFNLPLGSFRFRKGGSHGGHNGLKSISAFVGSQFPRLRVGIGPLPQGTDIISFVLGEFSDPELLHLKRVIYTAKEAVIYSMENGLEKAMNKYNSVVVE; from the coding sequence ATGGGTCTGTTCAAGCTCTTTGGAAAAATACTGACTTCAAAAAAGGTTCCTCTTAAAGCCGACAAACTCATAGTCGGTCTGGGGAATCCGGGTAAGGAATATCTCAATACCCGTCATAATGTAGGGTTTAAGTTGGTGGATGCACTTGCTGAGCAAATGACTTACAGGTCAGATTCTCAGATGTGCAGTTCCTCATGTGTAACTGGCAGCCTGGCAGGGTTTGATCAGGTGGTGCTGGTAAAACCTCTGACATACATGAATAGAAGTGGTGAAGCCTTAAGTGCATGTATGAATCTTTACAACTTGCCTCTTTCTGATTGTCTGGTGGTAGTTGATGATTTCAATTTGCCTTTAGGTTCTTTCCGTTTTCGAAAAGGTGGATCTCATGGCGGTCATAACGGTTTGAAATCCATCTCTGCTTTTGTCGGTTCTCAGTTTCCTCGTCTTCGTGTTGGGATTGGGCCACTTCCTCAGGGTACCGATATTATCAGCTTCGTTCTTGGTGAGTTTTCTGATCCTGAACTGCTGCATCTTAAAAGGGTTATATATACAGCAAAAGAAGCAGTGATCTATAGTATGGAAAATGGCCTTGAAAAGGCTATGAATAAGTACAATTCTGTTGTAGTTGAATAA
- a CDS encoding 4-hydroxy-tetrahydrodipicolinate synthase: MKFQGCYVAIVTPFTEDDKVDEKGLRSNIEFLIKKGVAGIVPCGTTGESATLTWEEHNRVVDIAIDQAKGRVTVIAGAGSNNTSEAVAAAKHAAEAGADAILSITPYYNKPTQQGLYEHFKTVAEQVEIPIVVYNVPGRTGVNLLPETLEKLCHFKNIVAVKEASANVTQVSEIHRLCGDKIDILSGDDGLTLPILSVGGKGVVSVIGNIVPDKMSSMIDLYLKGQHSEALEIHQQLAELAQIVFIESNPTPVKVAMNHYGLSAGRVRLPLVDMKDQNKQTLLNVLKKYPVTLD; this comes from the coding sequence ATGAAATTTCAAGGTTGTTATGTAGCGATTGTAACCCCTTTTACAGAGGATGATAAGGTCGATGAAAAGGGGCTTAGATCCAATATCGAATTTCTGATAAAAAAAGGTGTAGCCGGAATCGTCCCATGCGGGACAACCGGGGAATCTGCAACTCTTACCTGGGAAGAACATAACAGAGTGGTTGATATTGCCATAGATCAGGCTAAAGGCAGAGTTACAGTTATCGCCGGTGCCGGATCCAACAACACATCTGAAGCGGTCGCCGCTGCAAAACATGCGGCTGAAGCTGGGGCTGATGCGATCCTGAGCATAACTCCATACTACAATAAACCAACTCAGCAGGGCTTGTATGAGCATTTCAAAACCGTTGCCGAACAGGTGGAGATTCCTATCGTCGTGTACAACGTGCCAGGAAGAACCGGGGTAAATCTGTTGCCTGAGACTCTGGAAAAACTCTGCCATTTCAAAAATATCGTAGCTGTTAAAGAAGCAAGCGCAAATGTGACACAGGTTTCTGAAATTCATCGCCTCTGTGGTGATAAAATCGATATCCTCTCGGGTGATGACGGGCTGACTTTGCCAATCCTGTCTGTCGGTGGAAAAGGTGTGGTTTCTGTTATCGGTAATATCGTTCCGGATAAAATGAGCTCCATGATCGATCTCTATCTTAAAGGGCAGCACTCTGAAGCTCTTGAGATTCATCAGCAGTTAGCTGAGCTGGCACAGATCGTTTTCATCGAGAGCAATCCCACTCCGGTAAAAGTTGCCATGAACCACTACGGTCTCTCGGCGGGAAGAGTGAGACTGCCTTTGGTTGACATGAAAGATCAAAATAAACAAACACTCTTAAACGTACTCAAAAAGTATCCGGTTACTCTGGACTGA
- a CDS encoding 30S ribosomal protein S6p, which translates to MKRPYESVIVFDGTLSDDTIQREQKQIEEFLSANADFEKADVWGKKALAYPIKKKRSGYYVLYLYEGEGNVPAALDKHIKLNESVLRSLTVLRDLKNEAARAAVVARKEQKTEAPVKKSEESSESESDKE; encoded by the coding sequence GTGAAGCGACCTTATGAATCAGTGATTGTGTTTGATGGAACACTTTCAGACGATACGATTCAAAGAGAGCAAAAGCAGATAGAGGAGTTTCTCTCTGCCAATGCTGATTTTGAGAAAGCTGATGTTTGGGGTAAGAAGGCTCTTGCTTATCCTATAAAGAAGAAACGCTCAGGGTATTATGTACTTTATCTCTATGAGGGAGAGGGTAATGTTCCTGCAGCACTCGATAAGCACATCAAGCTGAATGAGTCTGTGCTGCGTTCCCTAACTGTTTTGCGTGATCTTAAAAATGAGGCTGCAAGAGCAGCTGTCGTTGCTCGCAAAGAGCAGAAAACTGAAGCCCCGGTTAAGAAAAGCGAAGAAAGCTCTGAATCGGAAAGTGATAAGGAATAA
- a CDS encoding 50S ribosomal protein L25p, whose product MDVIKLQARTRAGSGKSYTRKARAQGWIPAVYYGKNQESEKIEVSEREFCALARAKQLTHIIDLGLEKNDGSMAVVRDVQRDVLKDQVYYHIDFLKVSMDQVITVDVPLEIVGTPVGVKVDNGVLGHPVKTVMVECLPKDIPENVKIDVSELKVGDSIHVRDVSVPGVVIKDSPDEVLAVVTPPTREAAVTSEEEGAAEGAA is encoded by the coding sequence TTGGATGTGATCAAATTGCAGGCACGTACCAGAGCTGGTTCCGGAAAGTCCTACACTCGCAAGGCGCGTGCGCAGGGTTGGATTCCCGCTGTCTATTATGGCAAAAACCAGGAATCAGAGAAGATTGAGGTCTCAGAAAGGGAGTTCTGTGCATTGGCCAGAGCAAAACAGCTGACACACATCATTGATCTGGGACTTGAAAAAAATGATGGTTCGATGGCAGTTGTCCGTGATGTGCAACGCGATGTGCTTAAGGATCAGGTGTACTATCATATCGATTTCCTCAAAGTCTCTATGGATCAGGTTATTACCGTAGATGTTCCGCTTGAAATCGTGGGTACACCGGTAGGGGTTAAGGTGGATAATGGTGTGCTTGGGCATCCGGTTAAAACTGTGATGGTGGAATGTTTACCTAAAGATATTCCGGAAAACGTCAAAATCGATGTGTCTGAGCTTAAAGTTGGTGATTCTATACACGTTCGTGATGTGTCCGTTCCGGGTGTTGTTATCAAAGACTCACCAGATGAGGTGCTTGCAGTGGTAACACCACCGACCCGTGAAGCTGCTGTGACATCTGAGGAAGAGGGAGCGGCTGAAGGAGCTGCCTGA
- a CDS encoding transcriptional regulator NrdR, which translates to MRCPFCSYEEDKVVDSRTSKEGRAVRRRRECLECGKRFTTYEYIESTSLIIVKNDRRREAYDRQKLMNGLVSACKKRPVSLKKVESIVDKIENQLEKVGKTEIPSAEIGKMVMEELYGLDEVAYIRFASVYRKFKDISEFISEVKEIESKFEPLSKDKP; encoded by the coding sequence ATGCGTTGTCCGTTTTGCAGCTATGAAGAAGATAAAGTCGTTGATTCCAGGACAAGTAAGGAGGGGCGGGCAGTGCGACGCCGCAGGGAGTGTCTGGAGTGCGGAAAACGTTTTACTACTTATGAGTATATTGAGAGTACATCTCTGATAATCGTCAAAAATGACCGCCGCCGCGAAGCCTACGACCGGCAGAAACTTATGAATGGTCTTGTCTCTGCATGTAAAAAGAGACCTGTAAGCCTTAAAAAGGTGGAAAGTATCGTTGATAAGATTGAAAATCAATTGGAAAAAGTTGGCAAAACCGAGATACCGAGTGCCGAAATTGGCAAAATGGTAATGGAAGAGCTTTATGGCCTTGACGAAGTCGCTTATATACGATTTGCCTCAGTGTATAGAAAATTCAAGGATATAAGCGAATTTATTTCTGAAGTCAAGGAAATAGAATCAAAATTCGAGCCGCTTTCAAAAGATAAACCCTAA
- a CDS encoding D-alanyl-D-alanine carboxypeptidase — translation MNIRNVFCVLALTLFFGGNVRADMQQRVERLLRENDYHNGGIGIMILDLETDSVVVSVDADSLMNPASVNKLFTGAAAMELFGPIHTFPTKVYIDGNFDSESGIVDGNLYIKGGADPGLSAERLWLFVQHLSHRGIKSVTGDLILDNSYFDSVSLGPGYTQGPNSRAYLPLISPLAANFSSIAIHHRSGHTPGTPVKVDVFPRIEGLVINSSARTAAPGSRGSLNVTTSYNGGRTQVNVSGLMPLNQLPGYTYRRVWQTWEVFGGAMRAMFSENGIEIKGETIEGTVSDSLINSGPFFTFRSQPVTEFVDHMFKYSSNFASEMLFKALAAEYVSVPGTWEGGAKVISDWWKNRKLPGMPVIKNGSGMGDVNRVSAAQVTELLRYVSQQKTYYPEFLGALSIGNVDGTLKDRFRQSRLGGLVRAKTGTLNSLRVSTLAGYLFLSDRTYAFAILCNNVGSGQFDNWVIQELILDTVASDIWW, via the coding sequence ATGAATATCAGAAACGTGTTCTGCGTGTTGGCTTTAACACTCTTTTTTGGGGGGAATGTCCGTGCCGATATGCAACAGAGGGTTGAGCGGCTGCTGAGAGAAAATGATTACCACAATGGTGGCATAGGTATAATGATTTTGGATCTTGAAACTGATTCTGTCGTCGTCTCTGTCGACGCTGATTCTCTTATGAATCCTGCTTCGGTGAACAAACTGTTCACTGGTGCCGCTGCCATGGAACTGTTCGGACCAATCCATACTTTCCCTACAAAAGTCTATATCGATGGAAATTTCGACAGTGAATCGGGAATTGTGGATGGAAATCTCTACATTAAAGGCGGCGCAGATCCGGGGTTATCTGCTGAGAGACTTTGGCTTTTTGTACAGCACCTCTCTCACAGAGGAATAAAAAGTGTCACTGGAGATCTCATTCTCGACAACAGTTATTTTGATTCAGTTTCTCTTGGGCCCGGTTACACTCAGGGACCAAACAGCAGAGCCTATTTGCCGCTGATAAGTCCCCTGGCCGCAAATTTCAGCTCCATTGCTATTCATCACAGGTCTGGACACACACCGGGCACTCCTGTTAAGGTAGATGTTTTTCCAAGAATTGAAGGTCTGGTTATCAACTCTTCAGCCCGTACTGCAGCCCCGGGCTCAAGAGGCAGTCTCAATGTCACCACTTCCTACAATGGGGGCAGAACACAGGTTAATGTCAGTGGCTTGATGCCGCTCAATCAGCTACCCGGCTATACCTACAGAAGAGTGTGGCAGACATGGGAAGTTTTCGGTGGAGCCATGCGTGCCATGTTTTCAGAAAACGGTATTGAGATAAAGGGGGAAACCATTGAGGGTACCGTCTCGGACTCACTGATAAATTCGGGGCCTTTTTTTACTTTCAGAAGTCAGCCTGTCACAGAATTTGTAGATCATATGTTTAAATACTCCAGTAATTTTGCCTCCGAGATGCTTTTTAAAGCACTTGCTGCAGAGTATGTTTCTGTCCCGGGAACCTGGGAGGGGGGAGCAAAAGTTATTAGTGACTGGTGGAAAAACAGAAAATTGCCAGGAATGCCAGTCATAAAGAATGGCTCTGGAATGGGTGATGTAAACAGGGTCAGTGCCGCTCAGGTCACAGAACTTCTTCGATACGTCTCACAACAGAAAACCTATTACCCGGAATTTCTGGGCGCACTATCCATAGGGAATGTTGATGGTACACTCAAAGACAGGTTTAGACAATCAAGACTCGGGGGGCTGGTCAGGGCAAAAACCGGAACACTCAACTCACTGAGAGTTAGCACTCTGGCTGGATATCTGTTTCTCTCTGACAGAACTTATGCTTTTGCGATTTTGTGCAATAATGTAGGTAGCGGGCAGTTTGATAATTGGGTGATACAGGAGCTTATCCTAGATACGGTTGCTTCTGATATCTGGTGGTAA
- a CDS encoding Sodium-dependent phosphate transporter — MSSFTILEFFSLLCGLALFLYGMQQGEKNLRRLGGTDIKKIIDIISRNRFSAYLAGFSTTILTQSSSATTVMLVSLASAKLMTFSQSLGMILGSDLGTTITVQLFAIKFYEIAPLLIAVGFFISITTTSDKMTEYGKLILAFGFVFFGMGLMSEAVTPLRSNPSFERVLLHSFTNPWWGLIAGTLFTAIIQSSAATLAMVITLAASYEGTPWTPGLSELLPLVLGANLGTCATAFISTLKADPDGVRVAWAHFYFKLIGTIVAFPAIWILRTMPGLGHGSPAFQIAMLHTVFNIMITAIFLPMLKPFENFILKITKTSAANNKQKHQINYLHDNLLSLPNLALTQSAKEIARMSEKVCQMSDNCHSLIQKYNWRVCKSITEQDDEVDFLHENIIIFLTRISHEELNPEEATKAYKLIMVTTDIEHIGDIISKRIIELANKIRFSPQPLSTEGENDILQFLKKTTMLFKETTKAFVNDDHDTALSIFNRKHQVRADFDEYVYRHLQRLYKRKPESVQTTSIHVDLLEEIQRMNHFSFRIAAHILEIHRAE, encoded by the coding sequence ATGTCCAGCTTCACGATTTTGGAGTTTTTTTCTCTTCTGTGCGGACTGGCCCTTTTCCTCTACGGCATGCAGCAGGGGGAGAAGAATCTCAGGAGGCTTGGTGGTACCGATATAAAAAAAATTATCGATATCATATCACGAAACCGATTCAGTGCATACCTGGCGGGATTTTCAACCACAATCCTCACCCAGTCATCCTCTGCGACCACGGTGATGCTTGTGAGTCTGGCCAGCGCCAAACTGATGACATTCAGCCAGTCCCTTGGTATGATCCTTGGCTCAGACCTGGGTACCACCATAACAGTACAGCTTTTCGCCATAAAATTTTACGAAATAGCACCTCTGCTGATCGCAGTCGGCTTTTTTATCTCTATCACTACAACTTCTGACAAAATGACCGAATACGGGAAACTAATCCTGGCATTCGGTTTTGTTTTTTTCGGTATGGGTCTCATGTCTGAGGCTGTAACACCGCTGCGTTCAAACCCCTCCTTTGAGAGAGTTCTTCTTCACAGCTTCACAAACCCATGGTGGGGGCTCATTGCAGGTACACTTTTTACCGCTATCATCCAAAGCAGCGCAGCGACACTCGCCATGGTGATCACCCTGGCCGCATCCTATGAAGGCACCCCCTGGACACCGGGACTCTCAGAATTGCTCCCCCTGGTCTTAGGTGCTAATCTTGGAACATGTGCAACCGCCTTCATCTCAACACTCAAAGCTGATCCCGATGGTGTAAGAGTCGCATGGGCACATTTCTATTTTAAGCTGATAGGAACCATAGTTGCCTTTCCAGCAATCTGGATCCTCAGAACCATGCCTGGCCTGGGGCATGGATCACCTGCTTTTCAAATCGCCATGCTGCACACAGTCTTCAACATCATGATCACTGCAATATTTTTACCAATGCTCAAACCATTCGAAAATTTCATCCTTAAAATCACCAAAACATCAGCAGCAAACAACAAACAAAAACATCAGATAAATTACCTTCACGACAATCTGCTCTCCTTGCCAAACCTTGCACTAACCCAATCGGCAAAAGAGATTGCAAGGATGTCAGAGAAGGTTTGTCAGATGTCAGATAACTGCCATAGCCTTATTCAGAAGTATAACTGGAGAGTGTGTAAATCAATTACAGAACAGGATGATGAGGTTGATTTCCTGCACGAGAATATCATTATTTTCCTGACCAGAATATCCCATGAGGAGCTCAACCCCGAAGAAGCCACCAAGGCTTATAAACTTATTATGGTTACCACTGATATCGAGCATATCGGGGATATAATCTCAAAAAGAATCATTGAACTTGCAAACAAGATCAGATTCAGCCCTCAGCCACTGTCAACTGAGGGGGAAAATGACATACTTCAGTTTTTAAAAAAAACCACTATGCTGTTTAAAGAAACAACCAAAGCTTTTGTAAACGATGACCACGACACCGCCTTGTCAATCTTTAATCGCAAACATCAGGTTAGAGCTGATTTTGATGAATATGTCTACAGACATCTGCAAAGATTATACAAAAGAAAACCAGAATCTGTACAGACCACCTCAATTCATGTGGACCTCCTCGAAGAAATACAGCGCATGAACCATTTCTCTTTCAGAATCGCAGCCCATATACTTGAAATTCACAGAGCAGAATAA
- a CDS encoding 30S ribosomal protein S18 translates to MAFVKRRAKKVCWFEQNKVKPDYKDVAIIRKYITERGKIVPRRLSGVTAKNQRKLATAIKRARHLALLPFVSENIK, encoded by the coding sequence ATGGCTTTTGTTAAAAGAAGAGCAAAGAAGGTCTGCTGGTTCGAGCAAAATAAAGTTAAACCAGATTATAAGGATGTCGCAATCATTCGTAAATATATTACTGAAAGAGGAAAGATCGTACCCCGTCGTCTTTCAGGAGTGACTGCAAAAAATCAAAGGAAATTGGCTACAGCAATTAAACGTGCCCGTCATCTGGCGTTGCTGCCATTTGTTTCAGAAAATATCAAATAA